From Lepisosteus oculatus isolate fLepOcu1 chromosome 8, fLepOcu1.hap2, whole genome shotgun sequence, one genomic window encodes:
- the adss1 gene encoding adenylosuccinate synthetase isozyme 1 — translation MSGGWTANDHKSYTNPPSSGVKRPRSDVGNRVTVVLGAQWGDEGKGKVVDLLATESDIICRCQGGNNAGHTVVVDGKEYDFHLLPSGIINTKAISFIGNGVVIHLPGLFEEGDKNEKKGLRDWEKRLIISDRAHIVFDFHQAVDGLQEVQRQEQEGKNIGTTKKGIGPTYSTKAARTGLRVCDLLADFKEFSARFRNLVQQYQSMFPSLEVDIDGQLKKLKEYAERIRPMVRDGVYFMYEAIHGPSKKILVEGANAALLDIDFGTYPFVTSSNCTVGGVCTGLGIPPQNIGEVYGVVKAYTTRVGIGAFPTEQTNEIGELLQSRGHEVGVTTGRKRRCGWLDLIILRYANMINGFTALALTKLDILDVLDEIKVGIAYKLNGKRIPYFPANMEILHKVEVDYETLPGWKTDTTAARKWDDLPPKAQNYIRFVENHIGVPIKWVGVGKSRESMIQMF, via the exons ATGTCGGGCGGCTGGACAGCAAACGATCACAAGAGTTACACGAACCCTCCGAGTTCGGGGGTAAAGCGACCTCGAAGCGACGTGGGGAACAGGGTAACAGTCGTATTGGGGGCTCAGTGGGGAGACGAAGGCAAAGGAAAAGTGGTCGATTTGCTAGCGACAGAGTCTGACATCATTTGCAGATGCCAG GGAGGAAACAATGCAGGACACACTGTGGTTGTGGATGGAAAAGAATACGATTTTCATCTCCTTCCAAGTGGAATTATCAACACCAAAGCCATATCCTTCATCG GAAATGGGGTTGTGATCCATTTACCTGGCCTTTTTGAAGAGGGTGataaaaatgagaagaaag GGCTCAGGGACTGGGAAAAGAGATTGATCATTTCTGACCGAGCCCATATTG TGTTTGATTTTCACCAGGCGGTAGATGGACTTCAGGAAGTCCAGCGACAAGAGCAAGAAGGGAAAAA CATTGGAACTACAAAGAAAGGAATTGGACCTACTTATTCCACCAAAGCAGCACGGACAGGCCTGCGGGTGTGTGACTTGTTAGCCGACTTCAAGGAGTTCTCTGCTAG ATTTAGAAATCTAGTCCAACAATACCAGTCCATGTTTCCTTCTTTGGAAGTAGACATTGATGGTCAGCTGAAAAAGCTAAAG GAATATGCAGAGAGGATAAGACCCATGGTGAGAGATGGTGTCTATTTCATGTACGAAGCCATTCATGGGCCCTCAAAGAAAATCCTAGTCGAAGGTGCCAATGCTGCCCTGTTGGACATCGATTTTG GCACGTACCCCTTCGTGACTTCCTCCAACTGCACTGTGGGTGGGGTGTGCACAGGCCTGGGCATCCCGCCTCAGAACATTGGGGAGGTCTATGGAGTGGTGAAGGCCTACACTACCAGAGTGGGCATTGGGGCCTTCCCTACGGAACAAACCAAT GAGATTGGGGAGCTGCTGCAGTCCAGAGGCCATGAGGTGGGAGTGACCACAGGCAGAAAGAGACGCTGTGGCTGGCTAGACCTCATCATCCTCCGATATGCCAACATGATCAATGGGTTCACTGC TTTAGCATTAACAAAGCTGGATATCCTGGATGTTCTGGATGAGATCAAAGTGGGCATTGCATACAAGCTCAATGGCAAAAGAATTCCCTATTTCCCAG CCAACATGGAGATCCTTCACAAAGTTGAGGTGGATTATGAAACCCTACCAGGCTGGAAGACCGACACCACTGCAGCGAGAAAATGGGATGACCTGCCGCCCAAGGCCCAGAACTACATCAGATTTGTGGAGAACCACATAGGTGTTCCCA TAAAATGGGTTGGTGTTGGGAAGTCAAGAGAGTCCATGATCCAGATGTTCTAG